The Micromonospora siamensis genome contains the following window.
GCTTCGCGCAGGCGGTGCGGCGCCGCGCCTTCGGGCGGGCACTGCGCATCACCGGGATCGTCGATCACGGGGAGCTGGCGGAGCACGTTGACGCGCCAACCTCTACGTCCGGTCAGCCCGACCGGACGAGGGATCGCTAGCAAGGTAGGACGACCAACATGAGCACACGATGAAGTCCCTGAAATGACCAGGCTTCAAGTGCACGAGTGAGGTCGCTGCGGGTGCTGCCCGCACGACCTCGGAGTGAGGAGTGCAGTGGCAGGAAAGGCCCGCGTACACGAGCTTGCCAAGGAGCTCGGGGTCGAAAGCAAGACCGTGCTCGCCAAGCTGAAGGAAATGGGCGAGTTCGTCAAGTCCGCGTCCAGCACCGTCGAGGCGCCCGTCGCCCGTCGGCTGCGTAACGCGTTCGTCGCCTCCGCCGGGTCCGCCCCGGCACCGGCGGCTCCTCCGGTGGCTCCGGCGCCGACCCCGACGCCGACCCCGACCCCGGGCGCCCCCCGGATCTCGGCCAAGCCGATGCCGCCTCGGCGGCCGGCCGCGCCGGCTCCCGGCCCCGGTCCCCGTCCGAAGCCGCCGGTTCCCGGCCCGCCGACCCCGTCGGCCCCGGTCGCCAAGCCGGCGAGCGCACACGACATCGAGGTGGCCGCCGCCGAGGCGCGTGCCGCCGCGCTGAAGGCTGAGCAGGAGGCCGCGGTCAAGGCCGCGCAGGCCGCCCGCCAGCAGCAGCGTGAGAACGTCCGCCGGGAGCCCCCGGCCGAGGGCGGTCCCCGCCCCGGTCCGCGTCCCGGCCCGAACGCCGTGCCGCCGCGGCCCGGTCCGGCAGCCGGTCGTCCCGGCGCGCCGACCCCGGGTCCGGGTGCCCGTCCGGGCGGCCGTCCGCCGGCGCGCGGCGCCGGTAACAACCCGTTCGGCATCCAGGGTGGCCAGCAGCAGCGGCCCCCGGCCGCCGGTGGCGCGGGTGGCCCGCGGCCGAGCCCGGCGGGCATGCCGCCGCGGCCCAGCCCGGCCTCCATGCCGCCGCGGCCCAGCCCGGCGTCCATGCCGAGCCAGCGTCCGACCACGGGTCGCCCCGGCGGCCCCGGTGCCGGTCGTGGTGGCCCCGGTGGCGGCGCCGGTCGTCCCGGTGGTGGCGGCGGCTTCCGTGGCGGTCCCGGTGGCGGCGGCGGTGGCGGTGGCTACCGCGGCGGTCCCGGTGGCGGTGGCGGTGGCTACCGTGGCGGCCCCGGTGGCGGCGGCGGTGCTCCCGGTGCCGGTGCGCCCGGTGGCGGTTTCCGCCCGGGTGGTGGCGGCGGTCGTCCCGGTGGCGGCGGTCGTGGCCGTGGCGGCGGCGCCGCGGGTGCCTTCGGGCGTCCGGGTGGTCGGCCGACCCGTGGCCGCAAGTCCAAGAAGCAGCGCAGACAGGAGTTCGACAACCTGTCGGCCCCGACCATGTCCTCGGGTGCCCCCCGGGGCCAGGGTCAGGTCGTCCGGCTCTCCCGTGGCGCCTCGCTGTCGGACTTCGCCGACAAGATCAACGCCAACCCGGGTTCGCTGGTCCAGGAGATGTTCAACCTGGGCGAGATGGTGACGGCGACGCAGTCCTGCTCCGACGAGACGCTGCTGCTCCTGGGTGAGCACCTCGGCTTCGACGTGCAGATCGTCAGCCCGGAGGACGAGGACCGTGAGCTGCTCGCGCAGTTCAACATCGACCTCGACGCCGAGGTCGCGGAGGACCGCCTGGTCAGCCGTGCGCCGGTCGTGACCGTCATGGGTCACGTCGACCACGGTAAGACCAAGCTGCTCGACGCGATCCGTAAGGCGAACGTGGTCGCCGGTGAGGCGGGTGGCATCACCCAGCACATCGGTGCGTACCAGGTCCACGTCCCGCACGAGGGCAACGACCGGGCGGTCACCTTCATCGACACCCCGGGTCACGAGGCGTTCACCGCCATGCGTGCCCGTGGTGCCCAGGTGACCGACATCGTCATCCTGGTGGTGGCGGCCGACGACGGCGTGATGCCGCAGACGATCGAGGCGCTCAACCACGCCAAGGCGGCGGACGTCCCGATCGTGGTCGCGGTCAACAAGGTCGACAAGCCGGACGCCAACCCGGACAAGGTCCGCCAGCAACTGACCGAGTACGGCCTGGTCGCCGAGGAGTACGGCGGCGAAACCATGTTCGTCAACGTGGCGGCCAAGCCGGGCACCGGCATCGAGGAACTGCTCGAGGCCGTCCTGCTGACCGCCGACGCGTCGCTGGAGCTGACCGCTCCGATCGACGGGCCGGCGCAGGGTGTGGCCATCGAGGCGCACCTGGACAAGGGCCGTGGTGCGGTCGCGACGGTGCTGGTGCAGAAGGGCACCCTGCGGGCGGGCGACTCGATCGTCGCCGGTGGGGCGCACGGCCGGGTCCGGGCGATGCTCGACGAGAACGGCAACCAGGTCGCCGAGGCCGGGCCGGCGCGTCCGGTCATGGTGCTCGGTCTGACCACGGTGCCGGGTGCGGGTGACACCTTCCTGGCGGCCGAGGACGACCGGACCGTTCGGCAGATCGCCGAGCAGCGGCAGGCACGGCGGCGGGCGGCGTCCTTCGCCAACTCCCGTGGCCGGGCCACTCTCGAGACGCTCATGGAGCAGCTCAAGGAGGGCGAGAAGACCTCGCTCAACCTGGTGCTCAAGGGCGACGGCTCCGGTTCCGTGGAGGCGCTCGAGGACGCGCTGTTCAACCTCGACATCCCCGAGGAGGTCCAGCTGCGGATCATCCACCGGGGTGTGGGTGCGATCACCGAGAGCGACGTCATGCTCGCGAGCGCCTCGTCCGAGGCGGTCACGATCATCGGCTTCAACGTGCGGGCCGCGAACAAGGTCCGCGAGATCGCCGACCGCGAGGGCGTGGAGATCCGGTACTACACCGTCATCTACCAGGCCATCGAGGAGATCGACGCCGCGCTCAAGGGTCTGCTCAAGCCGGAGTACGAGGAGGTCGAGCTGGGCAGCGCGGAGATCCGCGACGTGTTCCGCTCGTCCAAGATCGGCAACATCTCCGGCTGTATCGTCCGGTCCGGCATCATCCGCCGCAACGCCAAGGCGCGGCTGCTGCGGGACGGGGCGGTCGTGGCGGACAACCTCACGATCAGCTCTCTGAAGCGGTTCAAGGACGACGCGACGGAGGTCCGCGAGGGCTTCGAGTGTGGTCTGACGCTGGGCGGTTTCAACAACGTCCAGGTCGGCGACATCATCGAGACCTTCGAGATGCGGGAGAAGCCGCGCGCCTGAGCGGTGTGAAGCGGTGAGTACGGCGGCGGCCGGGGCCCTGGTGGGTCCCGGCCGTCGCCGTCCGCGCAGGCTGCGACAATTTCCGGCGTGCTCAGGTACGCGCTGCTCCTCGCCCCGTCCGCCAACCGGGTCTACGCCGACGCCGCCGGCCGGCTGGCCCGCGCCGAGCTGGAGATCTTCGCCGGTTCGGGGGTGCTCGACTCAGCCCCGGTCGCCCCGGCGACGGAGCGGATCGCCGGGGTGGACTACCTGACCTTCGCCGCGACGGCGGACGGGCTCTCCACCCGGGACCTGGCCCACCTGGCGAACCTGTCGGCCGCGTACGCGCTCTTCGAGCGGGTGGGCGACGACCTGCTCCGGCCGGTGCCGCTGCACCCGCTGGCCCGGTACGACTCCGACCTGATCACCATCCCCAAGTACGCCGGCAAGACCAACGAGCAGTTCACCCGGCTGCTGCTGAACGCCACCGTGCTCGCCTCCGCCTCCGCGCCGGGGATGCTCGACCGGCAGCTGGTGGTGCTCGATCCGCTCTGCGGCCGGGGCACCACCCTCAACCAGGCCCTGATGTACGGCTACGACGGCATCGGCGTGGAGCACGACGGCAAGGACGTCGACGCGTACGCGGCCTTCCTGCGTACCTGGCTGCGGCGCAAGCGG
Protein-coding sequences here:
- the infB gene encoding translation initiation factor IF-2, translating into MAGKARVHELAKELGVESKTVLAKLKEMGEFVKSASSTVEAPVARRLRNAFVASAGSAPAPAAPPVAPAPTPTPTPTPGAPRISAKPMPPRRPAAPAPGPGPRPKPPVPGPPTPSAPVAKPASAHDIEVAAAEARAAALKAEQEAAVKAAQAARQQQRENVRREPPAEGGPRPGPRPGPNAVPPRPGPAAGRPGAPTPGPGARPGGRPPARGAGNNPFGIQGGQQQRPPAAGGAGGPRPSPAGMPPRPSPASMPPRPSPASMPSQRPTTGRPGGPGAGRGGPGGGAGRPGGGGGFRGGPGGGGGGGGYRGGPGGGGGGYRGGPGGGGGAPGAGAPGGGFRPGGGGGRPGGGGRGRGGGAAGAFGRPGGRPTRGRKSKKQRRQEFDNLSAPTMSSGAPRGQGQVVRLSRGASLSDFADKINANPGSLVQEMFNLGEMVTATQSCSDETLLLLGEHLGFDVQIVSPEDEDRELLAQFNIDLDAEVAEDRLVSRAPVVTVMGHVDHGKTKLLDAIRKANVVAGEAGGITQHIGAYQVHVPHEGNDRAVTFIDTPGHEAFTAMRARGAQVTDIVILVVAADDGVMPQTIEALNHAKAADVPIVVAVNKVDKPDANPDKVRQQLTEYGLVAEEYGGETMFVNVAAKPGTGIEELLEAVLLTADASLELTAPIDGPAQGVAIEAHLDKGRGAVATVLVQKGTLRAGDSIVAGGAHGRVRAMLDENGNQVAEAGPARPVMVLGLTTVPGAGDTFLAAEDDRTVRQIAEQRQARRRAASFANSRGRATLETLMEQLKEGEKTSLNLVLKGDGSGSVEALEDALFNLDIPEEVQLRIIHRGVGAITESDVMLASASSEAVTIIGFNVRAANKVREIADREGVEIRYYTVIYQAIEEIDAALKGLLKPEYEEVELGSAEIRDVFRSSKIGNISGCIVRSGIIRRNAKARLLRDGAVVADNLTISSLKRFKDDATEVREGFECGLTLGGFNNVQVGDIIETFEMREKPRA
- a CDS encoding TRM11 family SAM-dependent methyltransferase; protein product: MLRYALLLAPSANRVYADAAGRLARAELEIFAGSGVLDSAPVAPATERIAGVDYLTFAATADGLSTRDLAHLANLSAAYALFERVGDDLLRPVPLHPLARYDSDLITIPKYAGKTNEQFTRLLLNATVLASASAPGMLDRQLVVLDPLCGRGTTLNQALMYGYDGIGVEHDGKDVDAYAAFLRTWLRRKRLKHTAELVPVRKDRKLVARRFEAVLAPSRDEHRAGATQRVTVLHTDTTRAREVLRPGCADVIVTDAPYGVAHGARTAERGLSRSPLDLLTAAVPVWRALLRPGGALGLSWNTQVTPRAAAEAVLVDAGLRVMDGPGYRDLAHRVDQAIERDVLVAVAPA